The stretch of DNA TCGATTAGAGTTTTCGGCGCTCTTGCTCGGTAGTCCTTCTTAATTGAAAGATTTGAGTGTTCGTATTCATGCCGTACAAAATGAATACTACTGTCGATTACTCTATGGATATCGACACCGGCAAAATCTAATGGGTTGGGACGAATGAATTCGAGGATCCCCTCCACAATGCTCTGAATTCTTGCGACACCGGACTCGATATTCCTAAGTTTAGTCTTATATATTTTCGGCACTTCACTTTGTTGGGCAAGGTATTGCAAATTTAGACTAATCGAACCAAGCGGATTCCGAATCTCGTGGGCGATATTTGCAGAAACTTGCCCTAGTGCAGCGAGTCTGTTCACTCGTTGGTTCACAGGGGGTTTACTTGATAATTTTTTCGCATATAAGGCCCAATACTCAGCCATAAAGGAAAAGTGTTAGATACTACTGAATTTCAAAAGCAAATTTAGAAAACCTCTGAACACCGATTAGCCGTCCATCGGGAAAGCATAAGTCATAAGGCTGGGTAGAAATGGTTACAAAAAAAATAAGAATTTGTCTTTTAAGATTTGCTAATTCTATAACTCTGTCCTTTGGGATGCCCATTAACGAATTCTCGTCAGCGAATCTTGAAAAATGCTACAGACTTTGTTTACATAAAAAGTTGATGATTATCGTTTTAGTACCAGTCCACAAGTTCGCAGAATTTCCCGGTGGCATCAGCCCTAACAACAGAAATAACTGTTTTAAGAATTGCCACTTCTGTGCCAAAGTATTT from candidate division KSB1 bacterium encodes:
- a CDS encoding ATP-binding protein, with amino-acid sequence MNRLAALGQVSANIAHEIRNPLGSISLNLQYLAQQSEVPKIYKTKLRNIESGVARIQSIVEGILEFIRPNPLDFAGVDIHRVIDSSIHFVRHEYEHSNLSIKKDYRARAPKTLIDSNQIIQVLVNLFLNAKDAMSTNGTLAVTTLSDSNTLEVHIQDDGIGISRQDLLRIFEPFFSTKRKGIGLGLAIVSRVIAEHGGQIAVESQTGIGTKFIIRLPRQGARQGG